A genomic stretch from Candidatus Obscuribacterales bacterium includes:
- a CDS encoding circadian clock KaiB family protein — protein MVNDLPQDPMNDLLPDQAVSPEESDALTASFEQAIAHDDQQHYLLRLFVAGATPRSIQALERLKSLCETYLQGRYELEVIDIYQAPSALGADNIVAIPTLVKQLPLPLRHIVGDLSDTEKVLKGLDLIPKE, from the coding sequence ATGGTGAATGACTTGCCCCAAGACCCCATGAACGATCTGCTCCCAGACCAGGCTGTGTCGCCTGAGGAAAGCGATGCCCTAACGGCTAGTTTTGAGCAGGCGATCGCCCATGATGATCAGCAACACTACCTCCTGCGGTTGTTTGTGGCTGGTGCCACCCCGCGATCGATTCAGGCCCTAGAACGGCTCAAATCTCTCTGTGAAACCTATTTGCAAGGGCGCTATGAGCTAGAGGTCATTGATATCTACCAGGCACCGTCGGCGCTCGGAGCCGACAATATCGTGGCGATTCCCACGCTGGTCAAACAGTTGCCATTGCCCCTGCGACACATTGTGGGCGACCTGTCTGACACCGAAAAAGTCTTGAAGGGCTTAGACCTAATCCCGAAGGAGTGA
- a CDS encoding circadian clock KaiB family protein, which translates to MTQANQPNQAEPELWQLRLYVAGQTPKSVTAFANLKRLCEEYMPNQYRIEIVDLLQHPELAQQDKILAIPTLVRRLPPPIRQIIGDLSNQEKVIVGLDIRPGGNKATMDSSNP; encoded by the coding sequence ATGACGCAAGCGAATCAACCAAACCAGGCGGAACCCGAACTCTGGCAACTGCGCCTATATGTCGCCGGGCAAACCCCCAAATCAGTGACGGCCTTTGCCAATTTAAAGCGGCTGTGTGAGGAATACATGCCAAATCAATACCGCATTGAAATTGTTGATCTCTTGCAGCACCCAGAGCTGGCTCAGCAAGACAAAATTTTGGCGATTCCTACCCTGGTACGGCGACTTCCTCCCCCAATTCGGCAAATTATTGGCGATTTATCTAACCAAGAGAAAGTCATTGTGGGGCTTGACATTCGGCCAGGAGGAAACAAAGCAACTATGGATAGTAGCAACCCTTAA